The stretch of DNA GTGTCCTCAGAAGCAGATGGCTATATTGTACCCAGGTTTTGATTCCTTTTCTCATGAATGCTTACCTACAGGAGttagaaaccaaaccaaaccaaaacaaaacaaaacaaaaagatctgCTTTGGTGGTGCCTTGCAGTCTagctgcatcagaatcatctggaatactggctgaaatgcagattcttaggTCCTCAGCTTGGACCTTCTGAATTGAGACTGCTTAGAGCTCAGCctgggttttatatttttattaagcacTCAGTGATTGTGATTAGCTATGGTCAAAAGGCTTGTGAGCTAGAGACATCAGCTCTGTTTCTGGCCAGGTTGAATGGATCCTTAGTAGAGGACACTGATTGCTGAGGTGGAAAGGCAGTCCTCTGGCTGCCTCATATTCCAGATGCCAACTCAGTCTGTACATCCAGCCATGCAGTGGGTGTGCGTTGAGTGGCCCATGTGAGGTCTTCTGATTGGGAGAAGGTCTGTGGGAAGCTGACAGGCGTTAAGTGGAGACTTTGCTTTCATCCTGATATTTTTTTGGCCATTCTCTAGTCTTTCAGAAACCAGCAGGCTTCATGAAGAGCTGCCCTCTGATTGACTTGGAGGTGGACAATGGATCTGAGCAGGCTGGGACTGTGGCACCATCATTACTTCACCAGGACCTGGCAGCCTTAGGTGAGGGTTGGTGTTCAGGGGGAGCAGGCACAGAATGGCCCTGACTCCCGGGGAGAGTGAGTAAGCTGGTTCCACTTGGAGAGAATATGCCCGTTTTTAGAGGGAGCTGGGTGTACAGTAGTCCTCCCACCTTCgtccatggtttcagttaccagAGGTccggaagcagatgatcctcctgacttatggtcagaaggtcagtagtagcctagGGCTATGTCACATGCCTACGTTGTTcacttcacttcatctcatcacgtaggcattttatcatctcccaTCACAAGAAGACAAAGGGTGAGTACAGTAtaatatattttgagagagagaccacattcatgtAACTCTTACTACAGTGtatcattattctattttatcattACTGTGTCTAACTTACAAAGTAAACTTAATTGtagatgtatatgtgtgtttgtgggggGCATAGGGATTGGCATTATCTGCCTTTACAGGCATCCACCAGGAGTCTTAGAAGATATCCCCTAATGGATAAGGGGGTGCTACTATCCTGGGAAGTTCAGAGAGAGGTCCTCCTTGCATTTAGTCTCAGATTTGCCATGGAGGAGTTGAATGATTTTGGGTAATTTGCTTTGCTTAGGCTTTCTAAATGTTCTAGAAAGGATGAACATGGAATCAATCTCCAGTTCCTATTGGGTAGAGTTACTGGTAtgcatctttttgtttcttccttataGGACTTGGTGATGCTCCGATTACCAACGAGGTAAGGAAGCTCTTCCTAGGGGCTGGAGAGGGGGTGTGGTCCCCCAAACCTAACTTCATGAGGAGAGCGCTGCCTGGGCACGGGGAAGGGGCTACAGCATAGCCTGGTGGCAGTTATGGACTTGGCCGTCCAAAGCCTCTTCCTTACCTATACTTGTCTGACTTGAACGCCCCCAAGAGACAcatttttccctctccttgtACCCCTACTCTCTTTAGTGGTATCCAGGCTCTCGCTTACGGAAGGTCTGATCAGGAGTCCTATATTCTCttgccctttctttctcctcctgccccaggaaaTGCAGTAGGCCTATGTCATAGTGTCACCCCCCTGATCATTCATACCCTGCCCTTATTTTAGCTATTCCTCGTTTGACAGGTTGCCGATCAGAATTGCTGTAAGGAAAAGAGGAATCCCACCGCCAGCACGCTGCCAGGTGGTGGTGTTCAGAGCCCTCCTGCAGAAAGGAACTTGCTGGATCTCCTCTCCCCACAGCCATGTCCAGGGCCTCTGTGAGTCTTGTGGGCAAGGAAAATAGAAGAGTGGCTCTTATGCATGCTTCATGCTCCTGGCGTGGGGGCTGGGCCAAAGAGCAGTGTTAATGTAGTAGAGTATGGGGTGACACCTGAAGATAGCCTGAGACTTCTCTTTCCCTGGAAGGACTTCTTTCTGTCTACCAAAAGTTCAATAtgtgtttctcttctcctttggcCCTCATCCTAAGTCAGAGGAAAAGACATGCTTTGGTCAGGACCTTTGCAAAGAGGTTGGTTTAAGGAGTAGCAGCAGTGGATGATAATGATTTTGGTgatcatagactttttttttttccttttctgattacAGTGTAATCTGAAGTTAAGCAAAATTTGATCACTAGAGAAATAGATAATATAGAAAGACCCAATTAACACATTACTacacacacagaaatgcaaagaaggAACATTTGATGTTATCTTTAGAGAGtgataaaatgcttatttttatacaaatgggGTCATAATTTACAAACTGTACTCCAatgtgagtttttcatattaCATCTTTGATACATGTCCATATTAGTTTATATAAATTTCTCCCATTCTGATGGTTGTatgtaatatttgtatatttagtcATTCCCCTCTTGTGGTTATTTACATAGCTTTCAGTTCAAAGGCATTTGGAGCATTTTTTGTAGTCTGGATTCCTAAAAGTAGAGGTGCTCTAGGGCGTGAATATAGACATGTATGTAGATTCTTTTGCTTTGCCTCTGGGAAGGTTGGAGTGGTTTGTCTTCCTGTAGACAGCCTGAGAGTGTCCATGTCTGCAATAGAGACACAGGGCCCTCGTGGACATGGATATGCTGGGAGATCATTCTTGTTGTCACCCAGAGGGggtttctttccatttacttctAGCCACTCAGCAGGGGGCTGGTTATCTTCCTGATTTGGGAGCAGGTTACTTTAGACTGTAGTTTTCAATTTGTATTGGAAAATGTTTTCcgagtgcctgggtgactgagcAGTCGGTTAAggtctgacttggtttcagctcaggtcttgatctcagggtctggatgtggagcctacttaaaaaaaaaaaatgttttcaatctATATTCCAAATGGACAAAATCATGAAGTGTGAATGAAGTGGTCAGTGTAATCGGTGTTATCATCTCCTAGCTCCCACTATTCTGGTGACGATGTATAAGAAACTTAACCTAACTGAGCAACTTGTTGTCAGAGGCTGCCTGACAACTATAGCCTTGATTACCTTCATAGGTATAATTTATTGGGTCCTAATTATGTGCACACAGTCCCCTAAATGCCttttatacattttctcatttattttgtctttagattttatttatttatttatttatttatttattgagagagagagagagagagagagagaaagagaatgggcctgggacacaggcagagggagaagcaggctccatgcagggaacccgacgtgggactcaatcctggtctccaggatcacatcccagactgcaggcagcgctaaactgctgcagcacaggggctgcccacattttctcatttaattttaataactccatgaaggacacctgggtggctctgcagatgagaatctgcctttggctcagggcataattccCCGGTcatggaatagagtcccacataggggtccctgggaacccgcttctccctctgcctatgtctctgcctctttctctctctgtcttaaattaaaaaaaaataataataataatgaatttttttaaaccctaATAACCCCATGAGATAGATgttagattatttccattttatggatgagaaaactgaagcacaggtGAAATTACCCATCTAAAGTCCTATCCCTCCAGAATACATGGAGacatatatgtttctttttttcccccctttcgtATATCATTCTTCAGAAAACCTAATCAGATTTCTGGAATTGTCTGTAATTTTTGCtagtcttaatattttaaaaaatttctttgcaGGAATTATGTTCCACAGAAGAGCATCCCTAAGGAAGTGCCACCTGGCACTAAGTCCTCTCCAGGCTGGTCCTGGGAAGCTGGGCCATTGGCTTCTTCCCCATCCTCCCAGAATACACCTCTGGCTCAAGTGTTTGTCCCTTTGGAGTCTGTTAAGCCCAGTAAGTacagtttcactttttttccccttcccttgctATTAGATATCCAGCTTTATCTGTTCTGGTTTGGTAGGGATTGGCTCTTAAATTGGGTAAGGTGACTGGTAGAGATTTTGCCTGAAGATGGCTTCATAGTCTCTTATCTACtattttttgtaaagttttcTCTGTCTTGGGGTTGACGCTATAGATGAAGGATATTGGGGGCTTTAATTTAGGGGGCTTGAGTCTATTTACAGATGTGATGTTCACTCATTTGAAATTCAAGTAGGGAATGTCCAGTGTGGCAGAAATAATTCTGAAGATGTGGGGTTAGATGGAAAGGAAGAACTTGGCTGGTGGTCCTCTTCCACTAGGGGTCCTCATTAGAACGGAAGAGCAGAGATTATTTCCTTAcggaggatggaaggaaggtgACTGCGTACAGTTAACATGCTACATGTGAGCAGGAGATACCTGGGGTCTTTAGATGTATGGTGCAGGCCCTTTTCTCTGGGCATATGGCTCTCCTATGGCTTGGCGTGCTGAGGTCACATTGTAAGGAGCCCTGGAACTAGGcagaggaatttaaaaagtatgtgGTGGGAATCATTTACGATATTtactttaacttaaaaataatacatgttcagggacacctgggtggctcagcagttgagtatctgccttcgactcaggacatgatcctggagttccaggatagagtcccgcatcaggctccctgcacagagtctgcttctccctctgcctgtgtctctgccactctctttctgtgggtctcacgaataagtaaataaaatatatattttttttggtagACAGTTCAGGCTTTTATTGAGGTCCCATATCTAGGCTCACACCATTGAATTTCAATTATTCTAGTTTTAGTTCTGGTAAATCAGAATGTCACGGGCTGTAAAAACAAAAGCATCCCTGTGTTCTTTAGCGCCCTTTCTGGggcaagtaaataaaatcttaaaaaaagaaaaggactatCATTAgtgatatttctaaataaaataataataatacatttcagtgttaatttcctagttttgataattgtactgtggttatgtaaaatgttaacatttaaggAAGTTGGGTAAAGAGCATATGGGAGTTCTTTGTgtttttgtaacattttataaatatgaaattatttaaaaagtacaaaaaattaggggtacctggatggctcagtcagttaagcatctgccttcgaccagggtaatgatctcagggtcctgggatggagctctgagaCCGGCTCTCTAttcagtggagagtttgcttctccctctcccctccactgctgttttttctttctttttttctctctctctctcaaataatcttttcgttatttgtacttttttcttttaagtgaaaaatacatttaatgtagaaattttatttttaagaatttattaaagattttatttaatcatttgagggagagggaaagggagagagggaatctcaaggaGACCCCgtgctcagcacagggcctgcctctggtctcgatcccaggacgtgGAGATCATGgtatgagctgaaatcaagcgtctgatgcttaactgactgagccacccaggtacccctcaatgtagaaattttagaaaaaatagagcagaaaatTGAAATCTATACTATTCACCCAGAGATGGAAGTTctgttatgtctttttttttttttttttaagattttatttatttattcatgatagtcacacagagagagacagagaggcagagacacaggcagagggaaaagcaggctccatgcagggagcccgacgtgggattcgatcccgggtctccaggatcgcgccccgggccaaaggcaggcgccaaaccactgcgccacccagggatccccttctgttATATCTTAATGTATTTTCTTGTCTTAGTCATGTGcatatacatgtttttaataaattgtaaAAGCATTACTGTAGTATACTTAGAATGTTTTATAGCCTGCTTTAATGTTATAAGCCATAGCAGTTTTTCATGCTCTGAATTGTTCttcaaaacctttattttttaaaatgtctccatACATTATATAATCATGGCgctatcattcatttattcaatttagtttttattttttaatgaaaatttttttgGATATAGAATGCGCACTCCTGTGCACttgagttggggaggggcagaggaagaaggaaagagagagtctttttttttttttttaagattttatttattcatagagacacacacacacagagagagagagagagagagagagagagagaggacagagacacaggcagagggagaagcaggctccacacagggagcccgatgtgggacttgatcccgggtctccaggatcacaccctgggctgcaagcggtgctaaaccgctaagccaccagggttgcccggaaagagagagtcttaagcaggctccatgctcagcctgatgccgggctcgatctcacaaccttgagattatggTCTGAGTTGAAGATCAAGTCactcacttaaccgactgagccacccaggcaccctgattcaATTCCTTTCTTGAAGGGTAATTTGCTGTAGAACTTACATTTTGATAAGTGATGTTTGGCATAAAATAAGgatcttcattaaaaaattttttcccagGTTAGGTAGTTGTCTACTGCTTACTGAATCAGCTACTGACTTTGAAATAGGTGTTCTAATGTGTTAAGTTCTCCTATTAGGTCTATTCTGCATGCTTTGTTTTCTACCTCTTTGCTCAGTTGTATACTTATTATACTTATGAGTATTTATTGATGCAAAtaacctttccttcctctttttaaatggATAGTCTCACGAACttaccccccaaccccaccctcatTTGCTTTAGAATCATTTCTTAGATGAATTAAAACAATCCTTTTAGGATTTCCATTGGAATGTTATTAAACCTATTGACTTGAAGAGATCTGTGTTTATAGTATTATAATATCAAATGCAAGaggtgcgtgtgtgtatgtatgtgtgtgtgtgtgtgtgtgtgtagtcatATAAAAGAGACCAGAAGGACATAGGCCCAGATGTTAGCAATGTTTATTTCTGGGTAAATTATTggtgtcttttatttcatttttctatgatATCCTGTATTTTCTGTAGTGTTCAGCGTATGTTAGTCATAATCCTGTCTCCCTcaaaaaaaagttcctttttttaaaaaaaaactggtaatGTGCTTCAGATGGTTGGATGGTGGGGAGAGATCAGTTTGAAGGGCCTTAGAAGTCCAACTGGGAGTAGTGAGGGCTGGTGGTGCAGAAAGGTTGGGTCCAAGGAGGTCAGTCTAGGAGCTATGCTGACTGGAGAAACAGTAGCATTTGATGATAACATGTACATCTCTTTCAGGCTTGGCTGTGGGCGACTTTGTGGTCATGCTAGTAACCCTTTTGATTGGGTCCTTCTCTACCAGGCAGCCTGCCGCCTCTTATCGTGTATGACCGGAATGGATTCCGAATTCTGCTCCACTTTTCCCAGACTGGGGCCCCTGGCCACCCGGAGGTGCAAGTATTGCTGTTGACCATGATGAGCACTGCCACCCAGCCTGTCTGGGACATCATGTTTCAAGTGGCTGTGCCAAAGGTGAGTCGTCACTGGCCAGCTTTGAATTTTTCAATTAAGCTACTATGTTTGAGTGCCAGGTCCTTTGCTAGGACATTATCTTTTAGTTAGGTATCAGAGACACAATCTTCAGAGGAATTTAAGATCAAAGGGGGGAATTTGATCGGCTTGTGTAACTGGGGATTTCTGAATATCTGACTTCAGATGTGGCTGGATCCAGATAAGTTCTTAAAATGATTCCTTAAGAATctgtctctttctgcctcttgACTTTGGTTTCTTCTTTGGAGCTTATTCTCCAGCAGAGTCCACAGAGCATGGAAATGGCTATCAGCAGCTCTGGAGTGACATAGTTCTTAACCTCCTTAACTCTTTTTATCTCAGAAGGAAATTTCCATCTGATATGAGGCACTCATATTGATTACCCAAGAAAGGGCTAGGATTGGCTCTGCTGGCGTTACTTGCATACCTGGGACCAGTAACTTGTGTTAAGGGATATGAGGTACTCTGGCCAACTTATATACTGCATCCATTCCTTTCCAAGGGAAGTAGGGCCCCATTGATTAATAGCCATACCAGCGTCACAATGAACAGGGAAAGGAGGTCCTGAAAGGAAAGATTTGAGGTAGgcaaaaataaagatatgtatCATCTCATCCTCATGGTAGTTTTGTGGGATTTGTTATTGTTACCTCTGTTTTATAAATTGCTCATCTagggctcagaaaggttaagtatttTGCCCAAGATCCCAGAACTAGTAAGAAGCAGAATTAGAACTCAGCCCAGGTATGCCCTAGCTCCTCATGTTGCCTCTCATAAGCCAACACTAACCACACAACTTCTGTTTATGGAAGGAAAGGATTTTTGAACCCTTTAATTTGATGGGTGTTTATGTAAACTCCATCTTTGAAGCTGTACTTTTTTAGGAATGAGTTAGATAATGGATTTTTCTCTCCCCGATAGTCCATGAGAGTGAAGCTGCAGCCGGCATCCagctccaggctccctgcattcaGTCCATTGATGCCTCCAGCTGTGATCTCTCAGATGCTGTTGCTTGACAATCCACACAAAGTATGTTCTGGTAACTTTGATAGCaaggggatggggggtggggccctgaactgaaggtagacaaCATGATAGGTTGAAAGGTTTATTTAGGTCTTGCTCTAAAGTCTCTGGTTGGGAGTGGTGGCGGAATATTTCTCGCTGAGTCTGTTTTTCTTCGGGGGCTCATTGAAGGAAGATCTGTGACTAGTTTCCCATGAGCTGGGATCCAAGAGAGTGACACAAACTCCTCCTTGTACCATGGAGTCCTCTGAAAGGGTGTGAATTCTGCCTGTCCCTCCTTAGCTGGCCTCTGAGTTGTGGTCCACCTCAGGACTGCAAAGGTGTGGGAGTTCTCCGAGGATGTATGGCTGGCTCCCCTTGTGTGTGTCGTCCTAGAGGGTCCTGGCCAGGTGTTCCTGTCATATGGTGGTTTGAAGGCCTCGCTGGCATGGAGTTAACATGATATGCTATTCTTTGGTGACTACTGGGTGGGTAAAAGCTCTTACATTGGGCTGGTCTATGTCTCTCCCCACTAATTTAATGTCTTCTATCTTTGTCCAGGAGCCCATCCGGTTACGGTATAAGCTGACATTCAACCAGGGTGGACAGCCTTTCAGCGAAGTAGGAGAAGTGAAAGACTTTCCAGATCTGGCAGTCTTGGGTGCAGCCTAACTTTTCACAAGACAGACCCTGCCATTTGAGCTTAGGCTAATGTGAATTTTGCTGTCTAGATAGGACTAATCATGGTGATTTAGTGCGGAGTGCCAAGAGTTCTATCCTGACTTCAGGCTTTGGATCCCAACCTCTGACTTATTCTGCAGatactatttgtgtgtgtgtgtgtgtgtgcgtgtgcgcgcgcgtgcgtgcgtgcgtgtgtatTGGGGGGTTGTGGGGGAGGGTAGAGCAGAGGGCTTGAGGTGTGGACCGTGTGGGAAATGCTAAAGCATTTCTGACAGCCATCTGCTACAATCATCTGTTTCAGCATGTTGGTGGACACGGAAGTCCCTGCCTCAGGTTGGAGGTTTTATAAGCCAaagttgtgttgtgttttgttttttccatgtattgttatcttttcatttatccaCTCTGTGCCTTGTCAGCCTTTGAAAGTCTTGGTTGCTCCCAGGCTGCTGTTCTCAGGGACCTTAAAAGGGACCTGGTTGGTCTTGGGGCAGAGAGTGTCTTCTGGGGCACTCTCTTCCAAGAAAGACCTTGTCTCCATTTCCATTAGAGAATGCTGCTTGCATGTGTTTGAGAAGATCTTCTAAATGGAATGCTTGTTGCACTGTTAGCCAGGCGAGGGGCTGCCACTAGACCAGAGGACCACACTCAGTGGGCCAATCATGTCCTTTACCACTGTGCCTTAGAATCACCCAGAGAGGACCTTccagggcagaggggaaagcagatcCCAGGCCTTATGCAGGCCTCAGGTTCTTTGGGTGGGGCAGCCTGTCTGGGCCCTTCCTCAGAACCCTCCTCTCCattctcatcctcttcctccacGAGTGTTTACTCTCAGAGCTCTTCGATTGTGACGCCATGCCGGTCATCATCAATCATAACTAACAGGCTCACCCTTGCCTGTCGACTCACCGTCCAACATGAAGAACTGTGACGCAAATAGATACGGAAAGAGCTTAGCAGTGATTTCAGTGGTGACTGAATATAGAAAGTCCTTGAATAAATACCCGTGTAGCAAATATGCTTTGTGGAGTCTTGAGTAAATAGATGCAGAGCCTGTTGCATTTAGAGGCACTAAGCCTCAAGGGCCCTTCTCCCTGTGGAGGAAATAGGAATATTTTAGGCTGTGGTACTCAAAGAGGAGCTTTAGTGAAGGGAGAGTCCCTGGGGGTCCAAACAGCTGGAGTGGTTTGCAGGGAAAATTCAGGTTTATCAGCCATTGTCAGAAGTGCCTGCTGTGGGCCAACAGCTTCTCCAGTCCTGTTTTGCTGGTGTGTAGGGGAAGTGAGCCTCGCCTTGCCAACAGGGCCTGATGGACTTGGGAATCCCAGCTGCTCATCTGTCAGAGCAGGATTCTACCTCAGGAACCACAAGGCTCTATTTGGGGTTCTTTATCACAAAATCTGGTACTTTCCAGTTTGATCTTTGAACTTCAGCATATAGTGAGAACTCCACCAACAGTAATTGGTGGGGATGGGAGCTGTAAAAGATCATCTAGCTATGCTAATTTGTAAGCAAATGTGAAAACTCATAAAACAGATAAGTGATGGACAACTTCTTCATTTGGCATAACTCCCATAAGATTCATTTTAACCTAAAATTACTTGCATGTTCAACGGTTCTGTATAGCTTTTATGGGCTCTAGGTAATTTCATAGTCTTTAAGAGGAACCCGTCATAATGATGATGTCTACCTATGTAGAACTTTATTAAAATGGGTGATTAGACACATGAGATTTTTACCCCCTGGTTCAGTGGTGAACCTGTGTCTGTCTCAACCTTCTGTCTTCCAGGAGGCAGACTCCTAGCCATGCTTAGGTGAAGTTGGACAGGGTAGGGATgtagggggaggggggcagttcCTGAAAGTGGCCCTGGTGTTTATCATCAGTGCCTTCTAATGATCAAGTTCGGTAACTACTGAAGACCTGGCCTGTATCCTTTCCACTGGCTACTAAGAGCCCAGCACTGTTGTAAGCACTGCAGATACAACAGCAAAACTCGTTCCCTTCGTGGATCTTCTGCTCTAGTGCAGAGACAAATCCATCATGTCTTAGGTGGAGATCTGACACTGAGGATCAGTATTTCCCTTACCTGAATTCTTCCAGAATCCTGCTCACCCCATCTCTTAATATACCTCTATGACTgttttcctctgtccctttttaaATGTGGCATTGCTCCAGGGTTTAGTCCTTAGGACTCTTGTAAGCACATCTGGGCAGTTAACCACTAGAAGGGTCCTAAACTAGCTCTATGTCAAGCCTTTACCTCCTTGCTGACGTCAGATCCATATTCATCAGTGGTTATCTGCAGGTTTCACGGTTGTCTTAGGCTCTGAATGCTTAAAATGGAACCCAGCCTCCCCTTTGCCCTACATGTACATGTAAAGCACCTTGAAAGCACCTTTCTGAGCCTTCATGGATA from Vulpes vulpes isolate BD-2025 chromosome 3, VulVul3, whole genome shotgun sequence encodes:
- the GGA2 gene encoding ADP-ribosylation factor-binding protein GGA2 isoform X3, giving the protein MCMNHCGEKFHSEVAKFRFLNELIKVLSPKYLGSWTTEKVKGRVIEILFSWTVWFPEDIKIRDAYQMLKKQGIIKQDPKLPVDKILPPPSPWPKSSIFDADEEKSKLLTRLLKSNHPEDLQAANRLIKNLVKEEQEKSEKVSKRVSAVEEVRSHVKVLQEMLSMYRRPGQAPPDQEALQVVYERCEKLRPTLFRLASDTTDDDDALAEILQANDLLTQGVLLYKQVMEGRVIFGNTVTSSVGDLPVSRVFQKPAGFMKSCPLIDLEVDNGSEQAGTVAPSLLHQDLAALGLGDAPITNEVADQNCCKEKRNPTASTLPGGGVQSPPAERNLLDLLSPQPCPGPLNYVPQKSIPKEVPPGTKSSPGWSWEAGPLASSPSSQNTPLAQVFVPLESVKPSSLPPLIVYDRNGFRILLHFSQTGAPGHPEVQVLLLTMMSTATQPVWDIMFQVAVPKSMRVKLQPASSSRLPAFSPLMPPAVISQMLLLDNPHKEPIRLRYKLTFNQGGQPFSEVGEVKDFPDLAVLGAA